The Argiope bruennichi chromosome 9, qqArgBrue1.1, whole genome shotgun sequence genome contains a region encoding:
- the LOC129985257 gene encoding speckle-type POZ protein-like: MAVIVDQRDESKPRPWQNGVRSLREGIAHIYDTKEFADVQFTVGARTFKAHRLILAARSPEFLKMLLKKQPGPSEERVDDVTEEGFEILLRYIYTDQVDELDREKLLEAYRAASLFKQKGLLKVCEERIVEWEITCENVCDLLNKLAHIESMRQRCLLFLRNNALSVLTADNLTQASANTFWLMFESGFFKHAPAMTRLKNALRWAAEQLPPQNDYSMARDLLLKGKPILGRCGIERLNSVELATLIAQYKGLLTPEECTSFFVNANNPGAMPLPTWCKPDE; encoded by the exons ATGGCGGTGATCGTAGATCAAAGAG ACGAGTCGAAGCCCAGACCCTGGCAAAACGGCGTCCGATCCTTGAGAGAAGGCATCGCGCACATCTACGACACGAAAGAGTTCGCCGATGTCCAGTTCACGGTCGGCGCAAGAACTTTCAAAGCACATCGCCTCATCTTGGCAGCCAGGAGCCCAGAATTCCTGAAAATGCTTCTCAAGAAACAACCCGGTCCCTCCGAAGAAAGAGTCGATGACGTCACGGAAGAAGGATTTGAGATTCTGCTTCG TTACATTTACACCGATCAAGTAGACGAGCTCGACCGTGAGAAACTGCTGGAGGCATACCGTGCCGCCTCCCTCTTTAAGCAGAAAGGACTGCTGAAGGTGTGCGAGGAGCGTATTGTCGAGTGGGAGATCACCTGCGAAAATGTATGCGATTTGCTCAACAAGTTGGCCCACATCGAGTCAATGAGGCAGAGGTGCCTCCTCTTTCTCAGAAATAATGCCCTGTCCGTACTCACCGCTGACAACTTGACCCAGGCATCTGCAAACACCTTCTGGCTCATGTTCGAGAGCGGATTCTTCAAGCAT GCACCAGCCATGACACGCCTAAAAAATGCATTGAGGTGGGCCGCCGAGCAGTTGCCTCCGCAGAACGATTACAGCATGGCCCGTGATCTCCTGCTGAAGGGCAAGCCCATTCTGGGCAGGTGTGGCATCGAGAGACTCAACAGCGTGGAACTGGCCACCCTGATCGCACAATACAAGGGGCTATTAACACCAGAGGAATGCACGTCTTTCTTTGTGAATGCAAATAATCCTGGAGCTATGCCTCTGCCTACATGGTGCAAGCCAGATGAATAG